One window of the Salvia splendens isolate huo1 chromosome 1, SspV2, whole genome shotgun sequence genome contains the following:
- the LOC121752984 gene encoding callose synthase 3-like → MASRGGPSQQNPQLQRRITRTQTVGNLGESIFDSEVVPSSLVEIAPILRVANEVEPSNPRVAYLCRFYAFEKAHRLDPTSSGRGVRQFKTALLQRLERENDPTLMGRVKKSDAREMQGFYQHYYKKYIQALQNAADKADRAQLTKAYQTANVLFEVLKAVNQTQSVEVDREILETHDKVAEKTEIYVPYNILPLDPDSANQAIMKYPEIQAAVLALRNTRGLPWPKDYKKKKDEDILDWLQAMFGFQKDNVANQREHLILLLANVHIRQFPKPDQQPKLDDRALDEVMKKLFKNYKKWCKYLDRKSSLWLPTIQQEVQQRKLLYMGLYLLIWGEAANLRFMPECLCYIYHHMAFELYGMLAGNVSPMTGENVKPAYGGEEEAFLQKVVTPIYQVIAREAARSKIAKSKHSQWRNYDDLNEYFWSVDCFRLGWPMRADADYFCKPMDQLRDEKNGESWPTRDRWVGKVDFVEIRSYFHIFRSFNRMWSFFILCLQAMIIIAWNDPGQPSSIFEANGFKKVLSIFITAAIMKLGQAILDVILSWKARRSMSFHVKLRYILKVVSAAAWVVILPVTYAYTWENPPGFAQTIKSWFGNNKSSPSLFIMAVVIYLSPNMLAVTLFLFPFIRRFLESSNYKIVMLMMWWSQPRLYVGRGMHESTFSLFKYSLFWVLLIITKLAFSFYVEIKPLVIPTKDIMEVHISTYQWHEFFPQAKNNIGVVIALWAPVILVYFMDSQIWYAIFSTLFGGIYGAFRRLGEIRTLGMLRSRFQSLPGAFNACLIPEERTETTKKKGLKATFSRKFDPIPSSKEKAAARFAQLWNKIITSFREEDLISNREMDLLLVPYWADRDLELMQWPPFLLASKIPIAVDMAKDSNGKDSELKKRITSDDYMYSAVCECYASFRNIVMFLVHGNREKEVIEYIFTEVDKHIADDKLLTIYKLNALPILYDLFVRLVKYLLENKPEDRDQVVILFQDMLEVVTRDIMMEDHISNLLDSIHGGSGHEGMVPLDQQYQLFASAGAIKFPAPQSEAWKEKIKRLDLLLTVKESAMDVPSNLEARRRISFFSNSLFMDMPAAPKVRNMLSFSVLTPYYTEEVLFSLPELEVANEDGVSILFYLQKIFPDEWNNFLERVDCDNEEELRGSDELEEQLRLWASYRGQTLTRTVRGMMYYRRALELQAFLDMAKDDDLMEGYKAIETSEDQIKGERSLLTQCQAVADMKFTYVVSCQLYGIQKRSGDQRAQDILRLMTTYPSLRVAYIDEVEEPSKDRTKKVNDKVYYSTLVKAALPKSNASELGQNLDQIIYRIKLPGPAILGEGKPENQNHAIIFTRGEGLQTIDMNQDNYMEEAFKMRNLLQEFLKRHDLRHPSILGLREHIFTGSVSSLAWFMSNQETSFVTIGQRLLANPLKVRFHYGHPDVFDRLFHLTRGGVSKASKIINLSEDIFAGFNSTLREGNVTHHEYIQVGKGRDVGLNQISLFEAKIANGNGEQTLSRDLYRLGHRFDFFRMLSCYFTTIGFYFSTLITVLTVYIFLYGRLYLVLSGLEKGLSMHPQIRNNKSLEIALASQSFVQIGFLMALPMMMEIGLEKGFRTALSEFILMQLQLAPVFFTFSLGTKTHYYGRTLLHGGAKYRATGRGFVVFHAKFAENYRLYSRSHFVKGLELMILLLVYQIFGQTYRGAVSYILITVSMWFMVGTWLFAPFLFNPSGFEWQKIVDDWTDWNKWISNRGGIGVPPEKSWESWWEEEQDHLRHSGKRGIIAEILLAIRFFVYQYGLVYHLHITRKTQSVLVYGISWLVIFLILFVMKTVSVGRRKFSANFQLVFRLIKGLIFVTFISILVILIALPHMTPRDIVVCILAFMPTGWGLLLIGQACKPIVQRAGFWGSVRTLARGYEILMGLLLFTPVAFLAWFPFVSEFQTRMLFNQAFSRGLQISRILGGHRKDRSSRNKE, encoded by the exons ATGGCATCACGAGGTGGGCCCTCGCAGCAGAATCCACAGCTGCAGCGGCGGATCACACGCACGCAGACGGTTGGGAATCTCGGAGAGTCTATTTTTGACAGTGAAGTAGTTCCTTCGTCTTTAGTGGAAATTGCCCCCATTCTGCGTGTTGCCAATGAAGTCGAGCCCAGCAATCCTCGTGTTGCATACCTAT GTAGATTTTATGCTTTTGAGAAAGCTCATAGGTTGGATCCCACATCGAGTGGACGCGGTGTTCGTCAATTTAAAACGGCTCTTTTGCAACGCCTAGAAAGG GAAAATGACCCAACCTTGATGGGAAGGGTAAAAAAAAGTGATGCGCGTGAAATGCAGGGCTTTTATCAGCACTATTACAAAAAGTATATTCAAGCTTTACAAAATGCTGCTGATAAAGCTGATCG TGCTCAGTTGACAAAAGCATACCAAACAGCTAATGTTCTGTTTGAAGTTTTGAAAGCAGTTAATCAGACACAGTCCGTGGAAGTTGACCGGGAG ATATTGGAAACGCATGATAAAGTTGCAGAGAAGACAGAAATTTATGTCCCTTATAACATTCTACCTCTAGATCCTGACAGTGCAAATCAGGCAATTATGAAATATCCAGAG ATTCAAGCCGCTGTACTAGCGCTTCGGAATACTAGAGGTCTGCCATGGCCAAAGGATTACAAGAAGAAAAAGGATGAAGATATCCTTGACTGGCTTCAAGCTATGTTTGGTTTCCAG AAGGATAATGTGGCTAATCAAAGGGAGCACTTGATTTTGTTACTTGCAAATGTTCATATACGGCAGTTTCCTAAGCCCGACCAACAACCCAAG TTGGATGACCGTGCTCTTGACGAAGTTATGAAGAAGCTTTTCAAGAACTACAAAAAGTGGTGCAAGTATCTGGATCGCAAAAGTAGCCTCTG GTTACCCACAATACAGCAGGAAGTGCAACAGCGTAAATTGTTATATATGGGGCTCTATCTTTTAATATGGGGTGAAGCTGCCAATTTAAGATTCATGCCAGAATGCCTCTGCTACATATATCATCAC ATGGCTTTTGAACTTTATGGGATGCTTGCTGGAAATGTTAGTCCAATGACTGGTGAAAATGTAAAACCAGCCTACGGAGGAGAGGAAGAGGCTTTTCTTCAAAAAGTTGTCACTCCAATTTATCAAGTCATTGCTCGG gaAGCTGCGAGAAGTAAAATAGCAAAATCAAAACATTCACAGTGGAGAAACTATGATGATCTTAATGAATACTTTTG gtCTGTGGATTGTTTCCGTTTGGGATGGCCGATGCGTGCTGATGCTGATTATTTTTGTAAGCCTATGGATCAACTTCGGGATGAAAAGAATGGG GAAAGCTGGCCTACAAGAGATCGATGGGTGGGAAAAGTTGATTTTGTTGAAATCCGGTCTTATTTTCATATCTTTAGGAGCTTCAACAGAATGTGGAGTTTCTTCATATTATGCTTGCAG GCTATGATCATTATTGCTTGGAATGATCCTGGTCAGCCAAGTTCAATTTTTGAGGCCAATGGTTTCAAGAAAGTACTAAGCATTTTTATAACTGCAGCAATTATGAAACTCGGGCAAG CCATCCTTGATGTGATTCTGAGTTGGAAAGCTAGGAGGAGCATGTCTTTCCATGTCAAGCTCCGCTACATTCTAAAGGTTGTGTCTGCTGCTGCGTGGGTGGTTATTCTCCCTGTTACTTATGCTTATACATGGGAGAATCCACCTGGCTTTGCTCAAACTATCAAAAGTTGGTTCGGCAATAACAAAAGTTCTCCTTCATTATTCATCATGGCCGTTGTTATCTACTTGTCACCAAATATGCTTGCTGTCACTCTCTTTCTTTTCCCCTTCATTCGCCGATTCCTGGAAAGTTCCAATTATAAGATTGTGATGCTAATGATGTGGTGGTCACAG CCGCGACTTTATGTTGGACGGGGAATGCATGAAAGCACCTTCTCTCTCTTCAA GTATTCTTTATTCTGGGTGCTTCTTATCATTACAAAATTAGCTTTCAGTTTCTATGTTGAG ATTAAACCTCTGGTGATTCCAACCAAAGATATCATGGAAGTTCATATATCAACTTATCAATGGCATGAATTCTTTCCCCAAG CAAAGAATAACATTGGCGTCGTAATTGCACTATGGGCCCCAGTTATTCTT GTTTATTTCATGGATAGCCAGATATGGTATGCTATATTCTCTACACTTTTTGGAGGCATATATGGTGCATTCCGCCGCCTTGGAGAG ATTCGAACACTAGGAATGCTTAGATCCCGTTTTCAGTCGTTGCCTGGTGCTTTTAATGCCTGCTTAATCCCAGAGGAGAGAACCGAGACAACAAAAAAGAAAGGACTGAAGGCCACCTTCTCCCGCAAGTTTGATCCG ATTCCTTCAAGCAAGGAAAAAGCTGCTGCAAGGTTTGCTCAGTTGTGGAACAAAATAATAACAAGTTTTAGAGAGGAGGATCTTATAAGTAACAG GGAAATGGATCTGTTACTTGTTCCATACTGGGCTGATCGTGATTTGGAACTGATGCAATGGCCTCCATTTTTGCTTGCTAGCAAG ATCCCTATAGCAGTTGATATGGCCAAAGATAGTAATGGAAAGGATAGTGAACTGAAAAAGCGGATAACGTCTGATGATTACATGTATTCTGCTGTCTGCGAGTGTTATGCTTCATTTCGGAACATTGTTATGTTTCTAGTTCATGGCAATCGTGAGAAAGA GGTTATTGAGTATATTTTTACTGAAGTTGACAAGCATATAGCGGATGATAAGTTGTTAACTATCTACAAGCTAAATGCTCTTCCTATTCTGTATGACCTCTTCGTTAGGCTTGTCAAATACCTG CTAGAAAATAAGCCGGAGGATAGGGATCAAGTTGTAATCCTCTTCCAGGACATGCTTGAAGTTGTGACCCGAGATATAATGATGGAAGATCATATATCCAA CTTGCTAGATTCAATTCATGGTGGATCTGGACATGAAGGCATGGTCCCTCTTGATCAGCAATATCAGTTATTTGCATCAGCTGGTGCCATTAAATTTCCAGCTCCTCAATCTGAAGCTTGGAAAGAGAAA ATCAAGAGGTTGGACTTGTTGCTGACAGTCAAGGAATCTGCAATGGATGTACCCTCAAACTTGGAAGCTAGGAGGCGCATTTCCTTTTTCTCCAATTCCTTGTTCATGGACATGCCAGCAGCTCCTAAAGTCCGCAATATGTTGTCATTCTC TGTTTTGACTCCTTATTACACGGAGGAGGTACTTTTCTCATTGCCTGAGCTGGAAGTGGCAAATGAAGATGGTGTATCCATTCTCTTTTACCTGCAGAAAATTTTCCCAG ATGAATGGAACAATTTTCTTGAGCGTGTTGACTGTGACAATGAAGAAGAGCTAAGGGGTTCTGATGAACTGGAAGAGCAGTTACGACTTTGGGCTTCATATAGGGGCCAAACATTGACCAGAACTG TTAGAGGAATGATGTATTACCGCAGAGCTCTAGAACTTCAAGCGTTCCTTGATATGGCCAAGGATGATG ATTTAATGGAAGGTTACAAGGCCATTGAGACAAGTGAAGATCAGATTAAGGGGGAGAGGTCGCTGCTTACACAGTGTCAAGCCGTAGCTGATATGAAGTTTACATATGTTGTCTCCTGCCAATTATATGGCATTCAAAAAAGATCTGGAGATCAACGAGCGCAAGATATACTAAGACTTATGACAAC ATATCCATCTCTTCGAGTAGCATATATAGATGAAGTTGAAGAACCTAGTAAAGACAGAACCAAGAAGGTCAATGACAAGGTGTACTACTCCACTTTAGTGAAGGCTGCTCTGCCAAAATCAAATGCTTCAGAGCTAGGCCAAAATCTAGATCAG ATAATCTACCGTATAAAACTTCCAGGCCCTGCTATCTTGGGTGAAGGAAAGCCTGAAAATCAGAATCATGCCATCATTTTCACGCGCGGAGAAGGCTTACAAACGATAGATATGAATCAG GATAACTACATGGAAGAAGCTTTTAAAATGAGAAACTTGCTCCAAGAATTTCTTAAAAGGCATGATCTGAGACACCCATCAATTCTCGGCCTGAGGGAACATATCTTCACTGGAAG TGTTTCTTCTCTTGCTTGGTTTATGTCTAATCAAGAGACTAGTTTTGTTACTATTGGACAGAGACTGCTGGCCAATCCCCTTAA AGTTCGGTTTCACTATGGCCATCCTGATGTTTTTGATAGATTGTTTCACCTTACACGAGGTGGGGTGAGCAAAGCCTCCAAGATCATCAACCTGAGTGAGGATATATTTGCTG GCTTCAATTCAACACTCCGTGAAGGCAATGTAACCCATCACGAGTATATACAAGTTGGTAAAGGGAGAGATGTTGGCCTTAACCAAATTTCTCTGTTTGAGGCAAAAATTGCCAACGGAAATGGAGAACAAACATTGAGTCGGGATTTATATAGACTGGGGCATCGCTTTGACTTCTTTCGCATGCTATCATGTTATTTCACAACCATTGGTTTCTATTTCAGTACTTTG ATTACTGTGCTCACTGTGTATATATTTCTCTACGGACGCCTTTATCTTGTTCTTAGTGGGCTTGAAAAGGGATTAAGCATGCATCCACAAATTCGAAATAATAAGTCTCTTGAAATTGCATTAGCCTCGCAGTCCTTTGTGCAAATTGGATTTCTGATGGCTCTCCCTATGATGATGGAAATTGGATTAGAAAAGGGCTTTCGCACTGCACTGAGTGAATTCATATTGATGCAACTTCAACTGGCTCCGGTGTTTTTCACCTTTTCACTTGGGACTAAAACCCACTACTATGGAAGGACTTTACTTCATGGAGGTGCAAAGTATAGGGCAACAGGTCGTGGATTTGTTGTGTTCCATGCCAAATTTGCTGAAAACTATCGTCTCTACTCACGTAGCCACTTTGTCAAGGGGCTTGAGTTAATGATATTGCTTCTTGTTTATCAGATATTTGGTCAAACCTACAGAGGTGCTGTTTCATATATCTTAATCACTGTATCTATGTGGTTTATGGTGGGAACCTGGCTTTTTGCTCCTTTCCTCTTCAATCCTTCTGGCTTTGAGTGGCAGAAGATTGTTGATGACTGGACTGATTGGAATAAATGGATCAGTAATAGAGGAGGTATTGGTGTCCCCCCAGAGAAAAGTTGGGAATCATGGTGGGAAGAGGAGCAAGATCACCTCCGACATTCTGGAAAACGTGGTATTATAGCTGAGATATTACTGGCAATACGGTTTTTCGTTTATCAGTATGGCCTTGTATATCACTTGCACATCACAAGGAAAACCCAAAGTGTTCTG GTATATGGCATATCATGGCTGGTAATATTCCTGATCCTTTTTGTCATGAAG ACAGTTTCTGTTGGGCGAAGGAAGTTTAGTGCAAATTTCCAACTCGTCTTCCGGCTTATCAAGGGCTTAATCTTTGTCACATTCATCTCTATCCTGGTCATACTGATTGCCCTACCCCACATGACACCAAGAGATATTGTGGTTTGCATACTTGCTTTCATGCCCACTGGCTGGGGCTTGCTTCTG ATTGGTCAAGCGTGTAAGCCGATTGTTCAAAGAGCCGGATTCTGGGGATCAGTCAGAACGCTAGCTCGTGGGTACGAAATTCTGATGGGTTTACTTCTGTTCACACCAGTGGCTTTCCTTGCATGGTTTCCGTTCGTATCAGAGTTCCAAACTCGAATGTTGTTCAACCAAGCCTTCAGTAGAGGTCTCCAGATATCACGTATTCTGGGTGGACATCGGAAAGACAGATCCTCCAGGAATAAGGAGTAG
- the LOC121800829 gene encoding zinc finger A20 and AN1 domain-containing stress-associated protein 5-like: MGHKRDKEETELKVAENLPICSPPQTIAAPPLHLSAASLPETSDAASDRRAGSAAAPERPDLEIRVAVKRPREKEVSRCSGSGCRKRIGLVGFRCRCGHMFCSEHRYSDRHDCSFDYKAAGRDAIAKENPVIRAAKLLKV, encoded by the coding sequence ATGGGGCATAAGAGAGACAAGGAAGAAACCGAGCTGAAGGTCGCGGAAAACCTACCGATATGCAGTCCACCTCAGACGATCGCCGCTCCTCCGCTGCATCTCTCCGCCGCCAGTCTACCGGAGACCTCAGATGCGGCGTCCGACAGGAGAGCTGGATCCGCGGCGGCTCCGGAAAGGCCCGATCTAGAGATTCGAGTAGCGGTGAAGAGACCTAGGGAGAAAGAGGTCTCCCGCTGCTCCGGATCGGGCTGCAGGAAGCGGATCGGGTTGGTCGGTTTCCGGTGCAGGTGCGGCCACATGTTCTGCTCGGAGCACAGGTACTCAGATCGGCACGACTGCAGCTTCGACTACAAGGCAGCCGGCCGAGACGCGATTGCGAAGGAGAATCCGGTCATCAGAGCGGCGAAGCTCCTCAAAGTTTGA